A region of Paenibacillus thiaminolyticus DNA encodes the following proteins:
- a CDS encoding carbohydrate ABC transporter permease, whose amino-acid sequence MGKRMLKAKTSRNLEALLFVGPWIIGFLLFMAFPLGFSLYMSFHKVTVLPTGLKYDFQSFKYYSEILFGSSALYDNLIPFFQEIVIMVPIILVFSLFIAIMLNQDFPGRMLFRVVFFLPIIFTSGYILTEFVNQGEGTLGFLDRFSIGEYLDEILNGSSWAKPVKDVLNRFVLVLWYSGVQILIFLAGRQTISKSSYESARIDGATPWEVFWKITLPAMSPFILLNLIYTVVDMFTFPYNPVIELINTGNYGYNSALAWIYFVIIVVFLSLVLLLFLRINRSGRRRG is encoded by the coding sequence ATGGGCAAAAGAATGCTGAAAGCAAAAACATCCCGCAACCTGGAGGCGCTCTTGTTCGTCGGTCCGTGGATTATCGGATTTCTCCTGTTCATGGCCTTCCCGCTCGGGTTCTCGCTCTATATGAGCTTCCATAAGGTCACGGTGCTCCCGACCGGCTTGAAATATGATTTTCAGAGCTTCAAATATTACAGCGAAATTTTGTTCGGCAGCTCCGCCTTATACGATAACCTGATTCCGTTCTTCCAGGAGATCGTCATCATGGTGCCGATTATACTGGTGTTCTCCTTGTTCATCGCTATCATGCTGAATCAGGATTTTCCCGGCCGGATGCTGTTCAGGGTCGTCTTCTTCCTCCCGATCATCTTCACTTCGGGCTATATTTTGACGGAGTTCGTCAATCAGGGGGAAGGCACGCTCGGCTTTCTCGATCGCTTCTCGATCGGAGAATATTTGGACGAAATTCTGAACGGAAGCTCCTGGGCGAAGCCGGTCAAGGACGTATTGAACCGCTTCGTGCTCGTGCTCTGGTATTCCGGCGTCCAGATCCTGATCTTCCTGGCCGGAAGACAGACGATATCGAAGTCTTCCTACGAGTCGGCCCGCATTGACGGCGCGACGCCGTGGGAGGTGTTCTGGAAGATTACGCTGCCTGCGATGTCGCCGTTTATTTTGCTGAATCTGATTTATACCGTCGTTGACATGTTCACTTTCCCGTACAATCCGGTCATTGAGCTGATCAATACCGGCAATTACGGATACAACAGCGCGTTGGCTTGGATATATTTCGTCATCATCGTCGTATTCCTGTCTCTTGTCCTGCTCCTGTTCCTGCGCATCAACCGAAGCGGGCGCAGGCGCGGATAG
- a CDS encoding DUF5696 domain-containing protein: MKQPLSRAHRGRRIFAIALLVTLTSFILVSYPGKAENKPEPSASGNAASADGGAADESGSPAARDSSSGHSSGSQTPDSLPEAGAGPQAAQDGTKPAAAGAGDNGAAKATATPATGKTAASETGTAGAKTEPKNSYATLFPADSQFIPAAENDKLQLLVHRDTGHFIVKDKRNGSVWRSFPDAEGWNDRENTDMWKKHMQSPVFIRYVEFNVRKDQIKETNLIDQKGVIEQFQLTDDGFRLTFSMPKIGFIVPVQVALRDDYVETRVLEEGFKDGKTAEEMKQFEADNKKKKDNDARMTGLRLYPFLGAYTSERENGYLLIPDGPGTLVQFQKDRPPNNNFYFERSYGEDLAFSNNNNSFSTRQPIRMPVFGIKSGEQSLLAVLQDGAEYGNVLAAPSKSMNQYNWATAEFTYRQRFFQPTDKRKLNGFQTFSKDRTEGDRSVRYYFLDGAKTDYVGMAERYRRYLMEEIGMQPLTAEDHNIPLQVNMLGADSRKGFLWDTYEPLTTTAQAEEIVNELTSVGVKRMSITYQGWQRGGFSEYGGRFPVDSRLGGMDGMRHLAEFAHAKGHRVMLDATSYTFNNNGRDGFRGTRDGLQDLGSVVIKYSERNGAVQTLVSPRFLEKTLLADLEKAKQLGVDGLSYGGGLGELLNSDFNTRYAATREESRQVQENLFAKTKELIGAADVTNGNDYTWKYVDHVNGLPIENSFDLFVDETVPFAQIALHGLVTYSSWYANVADNYGTYLLKNIEYGSIPAFMLTYAPSEELMGTRSLYAFYSTCYKDWAEEIAKQYSRFNEALGDVQDQFIVGHRALAKGVAETEYASGKRIVVNYNDVPYDRDGIRVGAKDFAVVPGRG; the protein is encoded by the coding sequence GTGAAGCAGCCGTTAAGCAGAGCACACCGAGGAAGACGAATATTCGCCATCGCCCTTCTCGTGACACTGACCAGCTTCATCCTCGTCTCTTATCCGGGCAAGGCCGAGAACAAGCCGGAGCCGTCCGCTTCCGGGAATGCGGCCTCCGCTGACGGGGGAGCTGCGGATGAGAGCGGCAGTCCAGCTGCAAGGGACTCCAGTAGCGGTCACTCCAGTGGCAGTCAGACCCCGGACAGCCTACCGGAGGCAGGCGCGGGGCCGCAAGCCGCTCAGGATGGAACGAAGCCCGCAGCGGCGGGCGCCGGAGATAACGGCGCGGCGAAGGCAACAGCGACACCAGCGACAGGGAAGACCGCGGCCTCGGAGACGGGGACGGCAGGTGCCAAGACGGAACCCAAGAACAGCTATGCGACTCTCTTCCCGGCCGACAGTCAGTTCATTCCGGCGGCGGAGAACGACAAGCTGCAGCTGCTGGTCCACCGGGACACCGGCCATTTCATCGTGAAGGATAAGCGGAATGGGAGCGTCTGGAGGTCGTTCCCCGATGCGGAGGGATGGAATGACCGAGAGAACACCGACATGTGGAAAAAGCATATGCAGTCGCCGGTATTTATCCGCTATGTCGAATTCAATGTCCGCAAGGACCAGATCAAGGAGACCAACCTCATCGACCAGAAGGGCGTCATCGAGCAGTTCCAATTGACGGACGACGGTTTTCGCCTTACCTTTTCGATGCCGAAGATCGGGTTCATCGTTCCGGTTCAGGTTGCGCTCCGGGATGACTACGTCGAGACGCGGGTGCTGGAGGAAGGCTTCAAGGACGGCAAGACGGCCGAAGAGATGAAGCAGTTCGAAGCGGACAACAAGAAGAAAAAGGACAATGACGCCCGCATGACGGGACTCCGGCTGTATCCGTTCCTTGGCGCCTACACCTCGGAGCGGGAGAACGGCTACCTGCTCATTCCGGATGGGCCCGGGACGCTGGTCCAGTTCCAGAAGGATCGCCCGCCGAACAACAATTTTTATTTCGAGCGGTCCTATGGAGAGGATCTGGCCTTCAGCAACAACAACAATTCCTTCTCGACCCGCCAGCCGATCCGCATGCCGGTGTTCGGCATCAAGTCGGGAGAGCAATCGCTGCTGGCCGTGCTCCAGGACGGGGCGGAATACGGCAACGTGCTGGCGGCGCCGTCCAAATCGATGAACCAGTACAACTGGGCGACGGCGGAGTTCACGTACCGGCAGCGGTTCTTCCAGCCGACCGACAAGCGGAAGCTGAACGGCTTCCAGACGTTCAGCAAGGATCGCACGGAAGGCGACCGGTCGGTCCGCTATTATTTCCTGGACGGGGCGAAGACGGATTACGTCGGCATGGCGGAGCGCTACCGCCGCTACTTAATGGAGGAGATCGGAATGCAGCCGCTCACGGCCGAAGACCACAACATCCCGTTGCAGGTAAATATGCTGGGCGCCGATTCCCGCAAAGGCTTCCTGTGGGATACGTATGAGCCGTTGACGACGACGGCGCAGGCGGAGGAGATCGTGAACGAGCTGACTTCCGTCGGCGTGAAAAGGATGTCGATTACGTATCAGGGATGGCAGCGTGGGGGATTCAGCGAATACGGCGGCCGCTTCCCGGTCGATTCGCGCCTGGGAGGCATGGACGGGATGCGCCATCTGGCGGAATTCGCCCATGCGAAGGGGCATCGCGTCATGCTTGACGCCACTTCCTACACGTTCAATAACAACGGGCGCGACGGCTTCCGCGGCACCCGGGACGGCTTGCAGGATCTCGGCTCCGTCGTCATCAAGTACTCGGAGCGGAACGGCGCCGTCCAGACCTTGGTCAGCCCGCGCTTCCTGGAGAAGACCCTGCTCGCCGATCTGGAGAAGGCGAAGCAGCTCGGGGTCGACGGCCTGTCCTACGGCGGGGGGCTGGGAGAATTGTTGAACAGCGACTTCAACACGCGGTATGCGGCGACCCGCGAGGAATCCCGCCAAGTGCAAGAGAACCTGTTCGCGAAGACGAAGGAGCTGATCGGCGCGGCGGATGTGACCAACGGCAACGATTATACCTGGAAGTACGTTGACCACGTGAACGGCCTGCCGATTGAGAATTCCTTCGATCTGTTCGTCGACGAGACGGTTCCGTTCGCGCAGATTGCGCTGCACGGACTGGTGACGTATTCCTCCTGGTATGCGAATGTGGCAGATAACTACGGGACGTACCTGCTTAAAAATATCGAGTACGGCTCGATCCCGGCCTTCATGCTCACGTATGCGCCATCGGAGGAGCTGATGGGAACCCGATCACTGTATGCCTTTTACAGCACCTGCTACAAAGACTGGGCGGAGGAGATCGCGAAGCAATACAGCCGCTTCAACGAGGCGCTGGGCGATGTTCAGGATCAGTTCATCGTCGGCCACCGCGCCTTGGCGAAGGGCGTCGCCGAGACCGAGTATGCGAGCGGCAAGCGGATTGTCGTGAACTATAACGATGTGCCGTACGACCGGGACGGCATCCGGGTCGGGGCCAAAGACTTCGCCGTCGTGCCGGGGAGGGGATGA
- a CDS encoding YIP1 family protein → MNKRGKTLRLQLLGIALTLAAAVLFPYTAAAQPPYVTFSKDGYNRTIPSQAAYYPAAVIGNNLYIEKTAKGETVLEYSPLKRPQDLFIDAKDEIYIADTDNNRIVHLDREGEFIRELRAEGLQSPQGVFVTKDGTIYIADTGNKRIVKLDANGAVLAKYERPKSRFIDDSFHYEPTNLVVDSRGFMYVISNGSYQGVIQLDPDGNFYGFYGTNLTEVSLMDLVRKMFYTEEQLSRQVRTLPSTIRNIHIDEQGFIYTVSATDKEQVKKLNIRGENQWKDQKFGLEARFRNRAFNQPAAQNGEEQKSGLTDITVDRNGNLVAIDKLSNAVTQYNPSGDMQFFWTGPVTFGTPQLGISQSPVSVAANSRNALYILDDSQNLIHVLEPTEFGMLLQQAMALSQEGKYEESEAHWQEVLRLNALYSPAYRGLAQAAYHREDYEQALRLFKLAGDESGYSDTFWQLRLQWFQHNFAYVANGLFVLMVLLLIAGSRKKKRRLRRKEKPGSSVSWLRKPLVQQLKQAFVILRHPIDGFSDLRYAQKGSYVSAGIILALVAGVLLTKEYFTSFVFMPVPSNERSNTFLLVFAVTWLTWVICNYLIGSIRQGEARFKDVFVGSAYALFPIVLLGLPLAALSNIMTHSEQSIYSFFETGMFIWCGLLFYWKIQSLQNYGVGETFSNVSLTAFAMLIAWVLISIMIGLSSELQNFIYTIYQEVSM, encoded by the coding sequence ATGAACAAGAGAGGGAAGACCTTACGGCTGCAACTGCTGGGCATCGCACTGACACTGGCGGCTGCCGTCTTATTTCCTTACACTGCCGCAGCGCAACCGCCCTACGTCACGTTCAGCAAGGACGGCTACAACCGCACCATACCAAGCCAGGCCGCTTATTATCCGGCTGCCGTCATCGGCAACAACCTGTATATCGAGAAGACGGCCAAGGGGGAGACCGTCTTGGAGTATTCTCCGCTGAAGCGGCCTCAGGATCTGTTCATTGACGCCAAGGATGAGATCTATATCGCGGACACGGATAACAACCGGATTGTCCATCTCGATCGCGAAGGTGAATTCATCCGCGAGCTGCGCGCCGAGGGCTTGCAGTCGCCGCAGGGCGTGTTCGTCACGAAGGATGGAACCATCTATATTGCGGATACCGGCAACAAGCGCATCGTCAAGCTGGACGCGAACGGTGCGGTGCTGGCGAAGTACGAGCGGCCGAAGTCGCGATTCATTGACGACTCCTTCCACTATGAACCGACCAATCTGGTCGTCGACAGCAGGGGCTTCATGTACGTCATCTCGAACGGAAGCTACCAGGGGGTCATTCAGCTCGACCCGGACGGCAACTTCTACGGCTTCTACGGCACGAACCTGACCGAAGTCTCCTTGATGGATCTCGTGCGCAAAATGTTCTACACCGAAGAGCAATTAAGCCGGCAGGTCCGGACGCTGCCGTCGACGATCCGCAACATTCATATTGACGAGCAAGGCTTCATCTATACGGTATCCGCCACGGACAAGGAACAGGTGAAGAAGCTGAACATCCGCGGCGAGAACCAGTGGAAGGACCAAAAATTCGGGCTGGAAGCGAGATTCCGCAACCGCGCCTTCAATCAGCCCGCTGCGCAGAACGGGGAAGAGCAGAAGTCGGGCTTGACCGATATTACGGTCGATCGGAACGGCAATCTGGTCGCCATTGACAAGCTGTCCAATGCCGTTACCCAATACAACCCGAGCGGGGACATGCAGTTCTTCTGGACCGGGCCGGTGACGTTCGGCACGCCGCAGCTCGGCATCAGCCAGAGTCCGGTCTCCGTGGCGGCCAATTCCCGCAATGCGCTCTACATCCTGGACGATTCGCAAAATTTGATTCATGTGCTCGAGCCGACCGAATTCGGCATGCTGCTTCAGCAGGCGATGGCACTGTCCCAGGAGGGCAAATATGAGGAGAGCGAAGCTCATTGGCAAGAAGTGCTGCGGCTGAACGCCCTGTACTCGCCGGCTTATCGCGGACTCGCTCAAGCCGCATATCACCGGGAGGATTATGAGCAGGCCCTGCGGCTATTCAAGCTCGCCGGAGACGAATCCGGGTATTCCGACACGTTCTGGCAGCTCCGCCTGCAATGGTTCCAGCACAATTTCGCCTACGTAGCGAATGGGCTCTTCGTCCTTATGGTGCTGCTGCTGATCGCGGGCAGCCGCAAGAAGAAGCGGCGGCTTCGGCGCAAGGAGAAGCCGGGCAGCAGCGTCTCCTGGCTGCGCAAGCCGCTGGTGCAGCAGCTGAAGCAAGCCTTCGTCATCCTGCGGCACCCGATCGACGGCTTCAGCGATTTGCGCTATGCGCAGAAGGGCAGCTATGTCAGCGCCGGCATCATTTTGGCGCTCGTGGCGGGCGTCTTGCTGACGAAGGAGTATTTCACGAGCTTCGTGTTCATGCCGGTGCCGAGCAATGAGCGCAGCAACACCTTCCTGCTCGTATTTGCGGTTACGTGGCTGACCTGGGTCATCTGCAATTATTTGATCGGCAGCATCCGCCAGGGCGAGGCCCGTTTCAAGGATGTGTTCGTCGGCAGCGCGTACGCCTTGTTCCCGATTGTGCTGCTTGGGCTTCCCCTCGCCGCGCTGTCGAACATCATGACCCACAGCGAGCAGTCGATCTACAGCTTCTTCGAGACGGGCATGTTCATCTGGTGCGGGCTGCTCTTCTATTGGAAGATTCAGTCGCTGCAAAATTACGGCGTAGGCGAGACGTTCTCCAATGTGTCGCTGACGGCCTTCGCCATGCTCATCGCCTGGGTGCTCATTTCCATCATGATCGGCCTGTCATCGGAGTTGCAGAACTTCATCTATACGATCTATCAGGAGGTGTCGATGTGA
- a CDS encoding carbohydrate ABC transporter permease translates to MTLFRRMRSAISRTWSLYRNDFRNLDGTQIALLILLSLLAVFMLLPLVFIFNHAFKPLHELFLFPPTFFVKQATMQNFIDLLHASQDTFLPVTRFILNSVIVTVLSTVGMVVLGALCAYPLSKHPFPGRKLVFGTILLSIMIAVETMGIPRYIVVKYLGIMNTYWGHVLPILALPVGVFLMKQFMDQVPNELMEAAKLDGASEWKIFTRIMIPIVSPAMATITILSFQTAWGNAETSALFMQNDAMKTLPFYVESLTSNLANSVARQGVAAAASLIMFIPNLIIFLLSQRKVIQTMAHSGIK, encoded by the coding sequence ATGACCTTGTTCCGGCGCATGAGAAGCGCGATATCACGCACATGGTCGCTGTACCGCAACGACTTCCGCAATCTGGACGGCACGCAGATCGCCTTGCTCATTCTGCTGTCGCTGCTCGCGGTATTTATGCTGCTGCCGCTTGTCTTTATTTTCAACCATGCCTTCAAGCCGCTGCATGAGCTGTTCCTGTTCCCGCCGACCTTCTTCGTGAAGCAGGCGACGATGCAGAACTTCATCGATTTGCTCCATGCGTCGCAGGATACGTTCCTGCCGGTAACCCGGTTCATTCTGAACAGCGTCATCGTAACCGTATTGTCGACCGTGGGCATGGTCGTGCTCGGCGCCCTGTGCGCGTACCCGCTGTCGAAGCACCCGTTCCCGGGGCGGAAGCTGGTGTTCGGCACGATACTGCTGTCGATTATGATCGCCGTCGAGACGATGGGCATTCCGCGCTATATCGTCGTGAAGTACCTTGGGATTATGAATACGTACTGGGGGCATGTGCTGCCCATCCTGGCGCTTCCGGTCGGCGTGTTCCTGATGAAGCAGTTCATGGATCAGGTGCCGAATGAGCTGATGGAGGCGGCCAAGCTGGACGGGGCTTCCGAGTGGAAAATCTTCACGCGCATCATGATTCCGATAGTGTCGCCGGCGATGGCCACCATTACGATCCTGTCCTTCCAGACCGCGTGGGGCAATGCGGAGACATCCGCCCTGTTCATGCAGAATGATGCGATGAAGACGCTGCCGTTCTATGTGGAGTCGCTCACGTCCAATCTGGCGAACAGCGTAGCCAGACAAGGCGTGGCCGCCGCGGCATCTCTCATCATGTTTATTCCTAACCTGATTATCTTCCTGCTGTCGCAGCGCAAAGTGATTCAGACGATGGCGCACTCGGGAATCAAGTAG
- a CDS encoding carbohydrate ABC transporter permease yields the protein MSNEAQPAIPQPLAATRPRIGSRFGRKLRHLRKEMWRYRLSYLFIAPFLIVFTLFLIVPVLTGIGLSFTYFNSIEFPKWAGWMNYQNLFSQDVIFLKHVIPNSFQFALFVGPIGYVLAFVLAWLIAQLPAMIRVWYALAMYAPSLTGGIAMVVVWQVMFTGDRTGYINSFLLKWGLINQPILFTIDKDYLMIIMIIVSIWSSMGLGFLAILAGILNVDRTLYEAARIDGIRSRLQEIWYITIPMMKPQMLFAAVMAIVGTLKAGGIGTQLSGMNPTPDYSGQLFMNHIEDFGFTRLELGYASAISIALLIVTILLSRFLWMLLGPKEDE from the coding sequence TTGTCGAATGAAGCACAGCCGGCCATTCCGCAGCCGCTTGCCGCCACTCGTCCGCGGATAGGGAGCCGATTCGGGCGCAAGCTCCGCCACCTGCGCAAGGAAATGTGGAGATACCGTCTTTCCTATCTGTTTATTGCGCCGTTCCTCATCGTGTTTACCTTGTTCCTCATCGTTCCGGTCCTGACGGGCATCGGGCTCAGCTTCACCTATTTCAATTCGATTGAGTTCCCGAAGTGGGCCGGATGGATGAACTACCAAAATTTATTTTCACAGGACGTTATTTTTCTGAAGCATGTCATCCCGAACTCATTCCAGTTCGCGCTGTTCGTCGGCCCGATTGGCTATGTACTGGCGTTCGTCCTGGCCTGGCTGATCGCCCAGCTGCCGGCGATGATTCGCGTCTGGTACGCGTTGGCGATGTACGCGCCGTCCTTGACCGGCGGCATCGCGATGGTCGTCGTCTGGCAGGTCATGTTCACGGGCGACCGGACCGGCTACATCAACAGCTTCCTCTTGAAATGGGGGCTGATCAATCAGCCGATTCTGTTCACGATCGACAAGGATTACTTGATGATCATCATGATTATTGTCTCCATCTGGTCCAGTATGGGACTTGGATTTCTGGCTATCCTGGCAGGGATTCTGAATGTGGATCGGACGCTGTACGAAGCGGCCCGCATCGACGGAATCCGCAGCCGCCTGCAGGAAATCTGGTATATCACGATTCCGATGATGAAGCCGCAGATGCTGTTCGCCGCGGTCATGGCCATCGTCGGCACGCTGAAGGCCGGCGGGATCGGCACGCAGCTGTCGGGCATGAACCCGACGCCGGATTATTCCGGGCAGCTCTTCATGAACCATATCGAAGACTTCGGGTTCACCCGCCTGGAGCTTGGATATGCGAGCGCCATATCGATCGCGCTCCTGATCGTCACGATACTGCTCAGCCGATTCCTATGGATGCTGCTTGGGCCGAAGGAGGATGAGTAG
- a CDS encoding extracellular solute-binding protein, whose protein sequence is MEKRKYRRLLACIWLAIAILFAGGLGYGLLPSDDGAVYGAGTSAKPAGSEPLFGESEDSRIEPYYQEVLGQWQQEGVPAGTETIIIPASRYAAASEDAGIRTGLYEGERDALIWFTQRGWIEYDVEVSQAGLYQIKADYYPLPGAEGGGRQPVMLSARVNGGYPFNEARSIVFEREYRDIQPPRFDDRGNQIRAQVEELKGWKEKIVTESNGAYSTPLLWHLQQGKNKIRLEMQQQPVAFRQFTLLPPDTTPTYAEVKAQYPPAALRDGAVLTIEAEQYSAKNSTSIQNVYDRDPFSYPASMNAIVYNTLGGARWTKGGQAVTWTLDVPQDGLYKLALRANQNTVKNMSVFRTVTIDGTLPFREMEQVQFPYDSGWQGITLSDSDGEPYAFYLTKGQHTLTMEATYAPYMSIIIRMDHISRELRAILLELRMVTGNREDKYRVWNVEKDIPGLTERLERIREQFVQLQTDMKQINPRTDDVAQMLKNGAEDINSILKKPNQIPYSQERIASVQESLESNRATLMNSPLQLDQIYLAPLDAELPRMTSNFWEKTGGMFQSLAYSFEDRTGFSDKDDSVLNVWMIWGRDYVDELQHLVNDRFTPETGIKVHINLIQNAQMLTLANASGMMPDVALGVPSNVPFDMALRNAALNLSGLPGADDFFSRYSPGMLQPLYYDGGYYGVPETVSFKVMFYRKDILQQLGLSVPDTWDDVYQMLPTLLQNQYNFYMDPADYTPILFQNGVEMYARTGLTTGLDTPEAFKAYKMWTDFYNVQGLERVVQSFYNQFRRGDIPIGISDFNMYMQLLVAAPEIANDWAIAPIPGTKQPDGRIVRWSGGSNPSNAMLFKSSAPEKQQQAWKFLQWYTSTETQTEFGLNLEQYHGETFRWNTANVQAFAQMPWKPDDLGIILRQWAWTKEVPQVPGGYMTDREIGFAWNRTVVDAENSRISLEKAIKEIKRELRRKQQEFDIIGPNGEVRKTLDLPVIQQPWKGVDQLVE, encoded by the coding sequence ATGGAGAAGCGTAAATATCGCCGGCTGTTGGCTTGTATCTGGCTTGCCATCGCCATTCTGTTCGCTGGCGGGCTCGGGTATGGTCTGCTCCCTTCGGATGACGGAGCCGTGTATGGAGCAGGCACTTCCGCGAAGCCGGCCGGCTCGGAACCGCTATTCGGCGAGTCGGAGGACAGCCGAATTGAGCCGTATTATCAGGAAGTGCTCGGGCAATGGCAGCAGGAAGGCGTTCCGGCTGGAACGGAGACGATCATCATTCCGGCTTCGCGGTATGCGGCGGCCTCGGAGGATGCCGGCATCCGCACAGGCCTCTATGAAGGCGAGCGCGATGCGTTGATCTGGTTCACTCAGCGGGGCTGGATTGAATACGACGTGGAAGTGAGCCAAGCCGGCCTTTATCAGATCAAGGCGGACTATTATCCGCTGCCCGGAGCCGAAGGAGGCGGCCGCCAGCCGGTGATGCTATCGGCCCGCGTCAATGGCGGCTATCCGTTCAACGAGGCGCGCTCGATCGTGTTCGAGCGTGAGTACCGCGACATCCAGCCGCCCCGCTTCGATGACCGGGGCAATCAGATTCGGGCTCAGGTGGAAGAGCTCAAGGGCTGGAAGGAGAAAATAGTGACGGAATCGAACGGAGCCTACTCGACGCCGTTGCTATGGCATTTGCAGCAGGGGAAGAACAAGATTCGGCTGGAAATGCAGCAGCAGCCCGTCGCGTTCCGCCAGTTCACGCTGCTGCCGCCCGACACGACGCCGACATATGCCGAAGTGAAGGCGCAATATCCGCCAGCCGCGCTGCGGGACGGGGCTGTGCTGACGATTGAAGCGGAGCAGTACAGCGCCAAGAATTCCACCTCGATTCAGAATGTGTATGACCGCGATCCATTTTCCTACCCTGCGTCAATGAATGCCATCGTGTACAACACGCTCGGCGGAGCCCGATGGACGAAAGGGGGGCAGGCGGTCACCTGGACCCTCGACGTGCCGCAGGATGGGCTCTACAAGCTGGCTCTGCGAGCCAATCAGAATACGGTCAAAAATATGTCCGTCTTCCGCACGGTTACGATTGACGGCACGCTTCCGTTCCGCGAGATGGAACAGGTGCAGTTCCCGTATGATTCCGGCTGGCAAGGAATCACGCTGTCGGATTCGGATGGGGAGCCTTACGCCTTCTATCTCACGAAGGGGCAGCACACGCTCACGATGGAGGCGACGTATGCGCCGTATATGTCCATCATCATCCGCATGGATCATATCTCGCGCGAGCTGCGCGCGATACTGCTGGAGCTGCGGATGGTGACCGGTAACCGCGAAGACAAATACCGGGTGTGGAATGTAGAGAAAGATATTCCGGGCCTGACCGAGCGGCTGGAGCGGATTCGGGAGCAGTTCGTTCAGCTCCAGACCGATATGAAGCAGATTAACCCGCGTACCGACGATGTGGCGCAAATGCTGAAGAACGGGGCCGAAGACATCAACAGCATTTTGAAGAAGCCGAATCAAATCCCTTATTCCCAGGAACGGATTGCCTCGGTGCAGGAATCGCTCGAATCGAACCGCGCGACGCTGATGAACAGCCCGCTGCAGCTCGACCAGATCTACCTGGCGCCGCTCGATGCGGAGCTGCCGCGCATGACCTCGAACTTCTGGGAGAAGACCGGAGGCATGTTCCAATCGCTCGCCTACTCGTTCGAGGACCGGACCGGATTCAGCGATAAGGACGACAGTGTGCTGAATGTGTGGATGATCTGGGGCCGGGATTACGTCGATGAGCTCCAGCATCTGGTCAATGACCGCTTTACTCCGGAGACCGGAATCAAGGTGCATATCAACCTGATTCAGAATGCGCAGATGCTGACGCTGGCCAACGCGTCGGGCATGATGCCCGATGTCGCCCTGGGTGTCCCGTCGAACGTGCCGTTCGATATGGCGCTGCGGAATGCGGCCTTGAATCTGAGCGGGCTTCCGGGAGCGGATGACTTCTTCTCCCGTTACAGTCCGGGAATGCTGCAGCCGCTGTATTATGACGGCGGTTACTACGGCGTGCCGGAGACTGTCAGCTTCAAGGTGATGTTCTACCGCAAAGATATTTTGCAGCAGCTGGGACTGAGCGTGCCTGACACATGGGATGACGTCTATCAGATGCTGCCTACGCTGCTGCAGAACCAGTACAACTTCTATATGGATCCGGCGGACTATACGCCGATTCTGTTCCAGAACGGGGTCGAGATGTATGCGCGGACCGGATTGACGACCGGCCTCGATACGCCGGAAGCGTTCAAGGCTTATAAAATGTGGACCGATTTCTACAATGTGCAAGGGCTGGAGCGGGTCGTGCAGAGCTTCTACAACCAGTTCAGGCGAGGCGATATCCCGATCGGGATCTCCGATTTCAACATGTACATGCAGTTGCTGGTCGCGGCTCCGGAGATCGCCAATGATTGGGCGATCGCGCCGATTCCGGGCACGAAGCAGCCGGATGGCCGCATCGTGAGATGGTCCGGCGGGTCCAACCCGTCGAACGCCATGCTGTTCAAGAGCTCCGCTCCGGAGAAGCAGCAGCAGGCATGGAAATTCCTGCAATGGTATACGTCGACCGAGACGCAGACCGAGTTCGGCCTCAATCTGGAGCAGTATCACGGGGAGACGTTCCGCTGGAATACGGCCAATGTGCAGGCCTTCGCCCAGATGCCGTGGAAGCCGGACGATCTCGGCATCATCCTCCGGCAGTGGGCATGGACGAAGGAGGTCCCTCAGGTGCCGGGCGGTTATATGACGGATCGCGAGATCGGCTTCGCCTGGAACCGCACCGTGGTCGACGCGGAGAATTCGCGCATCTCGCTGGAAAAGGCAATTAAGGAGATCAAGCGCGAGTTGAGAAGAAAGCAGCAGGAATTCGATATTATCGGACCGAACGGCGAGGTGCGGAAGACGCTCGATCTGCCGGTCATCCAACAACCGTGGAAAGGGGTCGATCAACTTGTCGAATGA